GGCTCTCCGGCTCACTCTGATCAGCACTCGCCGAGCCCCGGCCGGCTGGCGGTCAGTTCTGGGTCAGCTCGCGGGGGACCAAGGCCAGGTGGTGATGGTTGTGTGGACTTGCTGGGCGGCCGGGGTGAGGGGCTGGTTGGCGTGCCACAGAAGGGTGAGCGTACGTCGGCACGCCGGGTGCTCGACTTGCAGCCAAGCGACCGGGTAGTCAGGCATCGAGCGACGAGCTAGGTCCGGGTTGAAGCCGATCCCCAGACCGGCCCGGATGAGCTCCTGGATCGCCGCCGCCTCGTCGCTCTCGCAGACGACTCGCGGCGTCAGTCCCAGCTCAGCGAACAGCCGATCCAGCAGGTTCCGCTGCCAATGACTCCTGGTCCCGGTGACGAACAGCTCGTCGGCAAGTTCCTCGACGCGTACGGACGTACGCCCCGCGAGGCTGTGATCCAACGGCGTCACCACCCAGACCGGCTCATCAAGTAGCACGAAGGACTCCAGCCCAGCTGTAGCGACCGGCTGGGACGCGACGCAGAAGTCCACCTCCTGGGCGCGCAGCCGCCGCGGCATGTCCTCCGCCGGCAGCTGGCGTAGCTCCAGCTCGATCGTCGGATGATCCCGTTTGAACGTGGCGAGCGGTTCGGTCAGCGCGAGGAAGTTCTCCGCGCCGAGCCGTACGGTCCCGGTGCCCTGCTCGGTCGCCGCCGCGACGGCGCGCCGGCCGGCGTCGAGCTCACCCAGCGCACGCTCGACGTAGTCCCGGAACAGCGCCCCGACCGGGTTGAGCCGCAGCCGTCCGGAGCGGTCGAACAGCGGCGTACCCAGCTCGTGCTCCAGCCGCGCCACGGTCCGGCTAAGGGACGGCTGGGCGACGTGCAGTTCGTCGGCCGCGCGACTGAGGTGCTCGAGCCGCGCGATCACCACGAACTGCCGCAACATGGTCAGATCCATCGAACCCCCTCAGGTCATAACCCGATGATCATAACGAGATAGCGATCTTGGTCTTGGACGTTCATAACACTCGGATCATAGCCTCGCAGCTGTTCCTGAACCGAGTGAGGAGGGTGCCCGATGATCAGCGGACGGGTGCTGCAGGGCGTGGTCAGCGCGCACCTGCTGGCGATCGCAGGCCAGCCGGTGTTCGCCGGCGTGTACCTGAGCGGCGACTTCGACGCGTTGCGCCTGCACGCGGCCGGCGCGAACATCGTCACGTCGATCGGCTACCTGCAGGTGATCGTCGCGGTCGTCGTCTGGGTCCGGCTGCGGCGGTACTGGCCGTTCGTGGTGTCGCTCGGCGTGGTGATCGCCGAGACGGTCCAGTACTTCGCGGGCCAGGACGGCGCGCTCTGGCTGCACATCCCGCTGGGCGTGATCACGGTCGTCGCGGTCGTGGTCCAGTTCATCGCGATCTGGCAGCGGCCGCCGCGGCGTACTGAGGAGACTGCTCGTGCGTGAGCAACTGAGCCGGCGCCGGCTGCTCGGCATCGGGGGAGCGCTCGGGCTGGTGACGGCCGGTGGCCTGTCCACCGCGGCGGCGCTCGCCCGTCGGCCGGCGATCACCGGCGGCGAGCTGAGCAGTGAAATACCGTTGCCCCCGGCATTCAAAGTCCCGCTGCCGATCCCGTCCGTACTCGAGCCCACCAAGCCCGGCCGGTACGAGATCCACCAGCGTGAGGTGACCGCCGAGATCCTGCCCGGCGTGCCGACCCGGCTGTGGACGTACGGCGGAACGTTTCCCGGGCCAACGATCGAGTCCCGCCGCGGCCACCCGATTACTGTTGCCCATCGCAACGAACTGCCGGTACCGACGGTGGTGCACCTGCACGGCGGCCGGACGCCCGCGAGCTCGGACGGCTACCCGACCGACCTCGTCTTCCCCGAGGGTTGGGACGACATGGCCGGCATGCACGAGATGGAGGGCATGGGCGGTACGAGCATGAGCGACCCCCGCGCCGTGACGTCCGAGCTGACCCGCGAGTACACGTTCCCGCACGACCAGCGCCCGACCATGCTCTGGTACCACGATCACCGGATGGACTTCACCGCGCCGGCGATCTGGCGTGGACTGGCCGGAATGCATTTCATCCGCGACGCCGAGGAGGACGCGCTCGGTCTGCCGTCGGGTCCGCGCGAACTCCCGTTGATGATCGCGGACCGCGCCTTCGCCGCCGACGGTTCACTCGCGTACCCCGCGCTCGATCCGACGCTGAAAGAGCGCCCGGGTGTCACCGAGAAGTACGTCGCCGGCGTCCTGGGCGACGTGATTCTGGTCAACGGTGCACCTTGGCCGATCCACGAGGTGGACGCCGCCCGGTACCGCCTTCGGTTGCTGAACGCATCGAACGCCCGCCACTACGACCTGGAAGCGGTACGGGACGACGGCCACCGACTCGACCTGGTCCAGATCGGCGCCGACCAGGGTCTACTGCAGGCGCCGGTCAAGCACCGGAACCTGCCGCTGGCCCCGGCCGAACGGTACGACGTGATCATCGACTTCGCGGACGTCCCGATCGGCAGCCGCGTACGCGTCCGCAACCGTCTCGGCAGCGGCCAGACGAAGGAGGTGCTGGCGTTCCACGTCGTCCGTACGGCGACCGACACCAGCCGAATCCCGGAGGTCCTGTCGCACGACCTACCGGAATGGCATCGGTCGGACGCCGTACGCGTCCGCGACTTCTCGTTCCGCGCCGGGCAGATGGGTGACGGGCATGGGTGGCTGATCGGCGGCAAGCCGTTCGCGCCGAGCCGGACGGACGTCTCCACCCGGCTCGGCGATGTCGAGATCTGGCGACTGGTCGCGGACGTGCACCATCCCGTACACCTGCATCTGGTCGGCTTCCGCATTCTGTCCCGCGGCGGCCATGACCCGCTCCCGCACGACGCGGGCCTGAAGGACACGGTGTCGCTGCGTCCCGGTGAGTCGGCCGAGATCATCACCCGCTTCGACGGGTACCGCGGCCGCTACCTGTTCCACTGTCACAACGCCGAGCACGAGGACATGGGCATGATGGCCAACCTCGAAGTGACCTGATCAGGCCACCCGGCTAGGGCCCGAGAAGGTCCTTCAACGCGGTCAGGCGATCGTCCCAGTCGCGTGCCAGCGCGGCCAGGAACTGTTGTGCGACCTGCATCGGCGCGGGCTGCAGGTGGTAGCGGACCCGGCGGCGTTCGCCGGGCTTGGCGAGCACGAGCCCGGCCTCGGCCAGCAGGGCAAGGTGTTTCGCGATCGCCTGCCGAGTGATCGGCAGCCGATCGGCCAGGTCGGTCGCGGTCGCCGGGCCGTGCTCGGCGAGCGCGCCCAGGATCGCGCGCCGGCTCGGGTCCGCGAGCGCGACGAACACCTGTTCGGCGATCGCCTCGGCGTCAGCGGGCATCGACGTACTCGGCCAGCTTGCCGAGCTCACGCACCCAGCCGCGCGAGTTCTCGGCGAAGGCCGGCTGGTGCAGCTCGTCCGGCAGTTGCGCGAATCCGCTCTCGACCACGGTCAGCCGGGTGCCGCCCGCGTTCGGCTCCAGGGTGAACTCGACGTACGTACGCCGCGGATCGTCCTTCGCGAGTCCCTCGATCGGCCAGCTGAACCCGAACACCGACGGCTCGTCGACGCGTTCGATCCGCAGGTCGGCGGCGGGCGCGTCGGCCCACTGCAGCGTCGCCGACCCGCCCGGCCGCAGGTCGATCGTTGCCTTGGTGCTGAACCACGCCTCGAGTCCTTCGGCGGTGGTCACCGCCGCCCACACCTTGGCCGGCGGCTGCGTCAGGTCGAGTACGCGCTCGATCCGGTCCGGAAATCCCATCGGTCAACTCCTCAAATATGGCAACCAGGTGATTGCAATAGCTAAACTATTGCAATCACTTGGTTGCGTCAAGGGTCATTCCCGCCAGCCGGTGAGGTCGACCGACTTGGCGGTGTCGACACGGAAGCCGAGCTTGATCGTGGTCTCGGCGCCGGCGGCCAGCTCGAGCTTCCAGGTGAGTACGCCGAGCTCGGTGGTCTCGGCCGGATCCGGTGTGGTGCTGACCGGCTTGACGGTGATCTCGTGGTCGCGGGACACCGGGAGCTGGTCGAGGACGGTGATCCGCGCGGTTCGCGGCGTGTGGTTCTCGATCGTGGTCTCGTACTCGACCTCGCGGCGGCGCGTCGACCCGAGCGTGGCCTTGGTCGCCGTCCGCCGGGCCAGCTTGCGCTCGACGCGAATGCGGTCGTCCAGGCCGAGCGCGAGCTCGACATCCTCGCCTGGCGCCCAGAGGGGAAGCGCGGCGGAGCCGACGAAGTCCGCCTCGTGGAAGACGGCGGCCTTGCCGGCCGGGAGCGTGTGCGCGGATGAGTTCACCACGGTCGCGCGCAGGTGCACGTCGGTCGAGCGGACCGGCGCGGTCACGTAGTCCAGCTCGGCGTCGAGGTCGATCGCGGCGATCGTGGCGCGATGCGACGCACCATCAGCCGGTACGGCCACCGGCCGCGGCGGCGTGTAACCGGCCGCCGTCACGCCCTGCTCGACCACGGCCTCGACCTGGTCGAAAGCGGGTGCGGCCGCCAACGAGTCCAGGCGCGGCATCCCCGCGGCCCGAGGCTGCTGCCCGCCGTACGCGACGGCGCCCGGAGCGGCGGGCATCGGCGGGATCGGCCGGAGCCGGTCCAGGAACCACGGGTCAAGCTCGGGCACCTTCGCGGTCACCGTCGGCCGCGCCGTCGACAGGGTGAGGTCGCACTCCGGCCAGTCCTCGCCCGTACGCTGCTGGATCAGCCCGTACCAGTTCAGCGTCAGCCGATCACCGGCGAGCCGGACGTCGTACGAGCTGGTCCAGCCCGCCGACGGAACGACGTACGTGAGCTCGACCTCTACCTCAGCGTCGGATTCGAGCGTCAGCGCGATCGCGGCCGCCCGCCGGTCGGGGGTGCGTTGCTTGGTGAGCGCTTCCAGCCGCCGGTCCACCGCCGCCAGCCGTTTCTCGGCCTCACGCTGCTCCGCCGCGAGCTCCCGCCGCTTGGCGCGTACGACCGTCAGCCGCGCGGCCAGCGACTCGGTGAACTCACCCAACTCGGCGCCGCCGTCACCAGCAGCCAGTGTCCGCGCGAAACTGCCACCCGCCCGCCGCGCCAGCTGCGCCAGGAACGTGTCCAGCTGTTGCTGCACTTCAGCTGCATCGACCAGCACGTTCACCTGTTCCGCGGCGTCGATCCGCTCTTGCTCCAGCGATGCCACCGCCTCGTCCGGCGCTTCCGGATGATGCCGCGTTACCAGGTCCACGCCCAGCACGGTCGCCGGTCCACGTCCGGACACCCGTACCGAGTCCTCCGCCAAGGACAGTGGCAGCGGTTCCACGTACACGGACTGATCTCCGCTCGGCACACTGATCCGCCCGCGCCGGGTCACCCGGGCCCGGTCCGGGTACACCACGACGGCAACGATCGGCGCATCCACCACGAGTCGGCTCATGCGTCGACAGTAGTTCGCGATCAGGGCTGGGTGTTGGTTTGCAGCGGGTGCTTCGGTACGGCAACCCGTACCTTGGCCGCGCTCGTACCGGATGGCACGGTGATGTCGCCGCGGGACACCCATTCGGTGATGTTCGCGACGATCGTCGCGACCGCCTGCTGTGAGGCCACGCTCGGCGCGGGCACTGTCCAGTTCGACGGGCAGCGCTGGACCAGGAAACAGCCGTACGCGAACGTCGAACCGTTCATGACGCGCGCGCCCGATGGAGCCGTGTACGCGGTCGCCTGCATCGGCGCGGGCCGCCCGTTCGTGTGGCAGATGCCGGTACCGCTGGCGATCGTGGTCAGTCCTGGCTGCTTGTAGAGGCCGGGCCAGACGTAGTCGATCTCGCCGGCGACGAAGCCGGGGATCTTGGTGCCGGACGCCAGGCCGGAGAACATCCAGCCGCTGCCAGTGGTCAGGTCGTTCCCCAGCACCGCACACGTGTAGTCCGCACCGAGCAGCGGCTGCGACGCGTACGCATCACCCAGGTACCGCCAGGTCGTCGAGTTGTACCCGTCGGTGTACCGGTCGATGTCCCACGTACGCCGGGTGCTGTCGGTGAAGGTGATCCGCCGGTACGAGGTGTTCGCGCCGAGGTTCGCAACGTTGACGCCCTTGCTGATCGCCTGACTCAACGCGGCTCGCATCGGCAACGAGAAGTACTCGTCGTGACCCGGCAGGAAGATCGTCCCGGCCCGCTGTGGCAGCTGCCCACCGAACTGGTCGAGGTCGTTGTCGGTCCAGTACGTGACGTCGAGGCCCTTCGACTCCGCCCAGAACACCAGCCCCTGCTCCAGCGAGAGGTACTGCCCGGATCCCTGGCCGTCACCGTATGGGCGGTCGAACGACAGGCGACCCGATCCTCCGCTCAGGCTGCTGTAGAAGCTCACACCGCCGTAGCTGTTGTACGCCTCCCAGGTCGTGGTCGCCTGCTGGATCAGCAGCGCGTGCTTGGTCCCGGTGTCGTCGCGGACGGTCAGTGGCGCGTACGTAGCGGAGGTCCCGTCGCTGACCTTGAGCAGGTACGTGCCTGGCACCCAGTTCTTGTCGATCGGGATGCTCAACGTGTTCGTCCAGTTCACTGCCGTTGTCATCCGCAACGGATTGCCGCTGGACGACGTACCGCCGGTGGTCGGCGGCGGCTGGATGGTGGTCGGCACGTTGAGCTTCTGCCAGATCTCACGTGCGCCGAGACCGGCGTAGTACCCCATCCGGTACGCGGTGACGGTGACCGGGCTGCCCGGGGCGCCGACGCTGCCCGTACCGCCTGGGCTCACCCTGAGGTCGACGGTTTCACCACAGGTGGCCGACACCGCGGTCAGGTACGCGGCCAGTTGCCCGTTCATGGCAGTGGGAATGACCCAGTCGGCTGTTCCGGTGTCGGCGTTCTCGGCGGCTGTCGTCGGCCAATGGTCGGGGCAGCCGTTCGGGACGCCGGCGAACCCGCCCGCCGCCACGGCCGGCATTGCGGCAGGCGGCGCGATGAAGGCCGCGGTGCCGGAGCCGGAGCTCAGGACGACACCGGTCGAGGTGGTCGCGGACACGGACAGCGTCATGACGCCGCCGTACCTGGACAGCAGCACGTTGTTCACCGGGATGGCGAGCCGTGCGCCGAGATGGGCGTTGATCGGTGCCTTCGGCCGCCAGGTGGCGTACCCGCCGGCGACCGTGAGCGTGCCGTTGATGGTGGTCATCGCGCCGGTCGCGCCGGTCGGCAACTGCATCCGCACCGCGGTGAGCGCGCCGGCCCTGGTGATGGTGCCCTGGTACGTCAGGTTCGTCCGCTGCGCGGGGATCGGGTTCGTCGCCTGGATCGCGACGGACGCGGTGTACGTACGTAGCGGCTGCAGTACGCCGGCGCCGGAGGTCAGTGTCGCGCCGGTCGTACCGATGGTCCTGAAAGCGAGCGTCCACGGTCCGCCGGCCGGCAGCCGCAGCCCGTACAGCGGGATCGCGAGCCGGGCGCCGACGGCAACCTTCGTGGTCCGGGCCGGCCGCCAGCGCAGCACGGTCCGGCTCGCCGAGCTGACCGTGCCGTTGACCGACGTCACCCGCCCGGTGCTGCCCGGCGGGATCGCCATCGTGATCTCGCGGATCGTGCCCGCTTTGAGCACGGTGGCGCGGTAGATGAGCGTTGTCGTCCCGTTCGACGCCCGCGTCGCGGTGATGCTGACGGCAGCGCTCGCCGCGTCGGCGGGCCGATTGACGAACACGACGGTCGCGGCGGCGACGGCAAGCGTCAGCGCGGCGACCAGCAGTTTGCGGACCATGGTTCCCCCCCCAGGCCGGTACTGAAGTCTTTCCCCTGCTTCGCAGCGTAGGAAGAGAATTCGGGTACTGGGGAGTTCGTTGCGAAGCGGTAATCAAACTGGCCCAGACCGCAACTGTCGGTGCCCGCGCGTGTCCGGATCGTGGCCGAAATCGCCGGAACTTCCACGGCAGATCGTGAGTTTGGAAGAATGGCCCGTCATCCGCGCAGAAAGGTGTTTCACCGTGTCGCCTGCTTGCTCGGCCGGTCGTGGATTGCTCGCCGGCGGATGCTGACGACGGGTTGGGCCGTTGCCCTGACGGCCATTTTCGGGGGTACGGGCGCGTACTGCGTGGCGCGGCTGGCGACCCGGCGATGGGCCGGGATCGGGACGATCGTCGACCTGAACCACGTGGCGATGAGCGTGGCGATGCTGGTGATGGTCTGGTGGCCGTCGTTCGGCGGGGGCACCTGGCCGCAGGTGGCGGTGTTCGCGGGCGTGGGCGTCGTGTTCGTACACCACCTGGCCGGATCCGAGACGATCGCGGCCAGGGCGGGCGCGCTCGCGCACGTGGTGATGAACGGCGGCATGGTGTGGATGCTGGTCGCGATGCCGGCGCTGATGGCCGCCGGTGGGATGGCCGGCCTGGACGCGATGGCCGGGATGCATCACGGCGGCGGCTCGGACGTTTCGTCCGGGGTGCAGGCCTGGGTGACGATGCTGACCTGGGATGTCGTCGTGGTGCTGGCGCTGGGCGCGGTGTGGTGGATCGTCCAGGCGGTGCGTACGCGTGGCCATCGGGTGCTGTGCGGATGTCACGGGTTGGCCTGCGCGGGGATGGCCGGAATGCTTGCATTGATGACGCCCGCACTGTGAGTCGGGACACGAGCGCGACGGGAACTTGGGAGCTGGTTCGGTCGTACTTCCGGGTGGGCCTGTTGCCCGTGCCCGCTGCTGGACGTTTCGATAGGACACCTGGCTGATATGTCATGACGATCCCCACCCGTTCGGTCACACCGGTGGAGCGGTCCTCGCGGCAGCCGCGCACTTGGCTGAAGTTGCTGCTGGTCCTGTTTGCCGTGCTCGCGATAGTGGTCGCGGTGGTGACGACGATTGTCATCGGGCCGGACAGCTACCTGCGGATCGCGCGGGATGATCCGGGGCGACTGACCAGTGTCCTCACGGTTGTGGTCCGGGCTGTCTGCGAGCTGGCCGCGCTGGTGACGGTAGGCGGACTGGCGTCCGCCGTGCTGGTCGGTCGGCAGCGGCCGGTCCGTGGCGGCGGTTCGAAGCGGCAGCTGGAGGTGGCGGAGTGGTTCGAGCCGTTCGTCATCCGCCGGGCTGCCGCGACCTGGGCGATCAGTGCGGGCCTGCTGGTGCTGCTGGATGCGCTTGACTCCAACGGGCAGCCGTTGTCGCGGCTGGCGGATCTGTCGGCGGTCGGGTTCTCGATGTTCGGCGGCGACGCGGCGCGGGCGTGGATGGTTGCCTGTGCTGCCGCGATCGCCGCTTGGGTGACCGGGGCGCTGGCGGTGCGGTGGGTGACGTACGGCGTGGTGCTGGTGGTCGCGCTGCTGGGTTCGCTCGCGCCGGTAGTTGTCGGGCAGGTGCTGGTCGGGCCGAACCACGACTTCGGGAGTGACGCGGCGATCTACCAGACGGTAGCTGGGCAGGTGCTGTTCGGTCTGGTGGTGGTGCAGGCGCTGCGGATGGCTACTGGTCGGCGGGTGCGAGTGGGGGAGCGGCCCCGGTGGAAGCTGGTGGCGATCGCGCTGCCGGCGGTGACGGTGGTCGCCGAAGTGGTGCTGTTGTGGTTCAAGCTCGCCGGCTCGTCGCCAACCGCATCAGCCACCGGCTGGTTCGAACTGGTCCGCCTCGCAAGCCTGGTGATCATCTCGATCGGTCTCTTCAGCTATTCACATGAATGGACGAAGGCCGGCGTATTGCTGGCTGTCGCGGGGATCGGGGTGTTTGTTGCGGCGGGGATCGCGATGACGCGGATTCCGCCGCCGCAGTTCTTCGTGCCTACCTCGGTCAGCCAGATCTTCTTCGGCTTCGACCTGCCGGGCCGCCCGTCCTTCGGCACCCTGTTCGGCCAGTGGCGGCCCAACCTGTTGTTCGCCGTGGCCGCGGTCGTCGCGATCACCGGCTACCTGCTGGCCGCCCGCCGGGTCAGGCGTCGCGGCGAGCACTGGCCGGTGCTCCGGACCATCGCCTGGGTGATCGGCTGGGTGCTGATTGTCGTCGTCACCAGCTCCGGCCTCGGCAAGTACTCCGGCGCCGACTTCGCGATCCACATGGTCGTACACATGACTCTGTCGATGCTCGCACCGATTCCGCTCGTACTCGCGGGTCCGCTCACGCTCCTGCTCAGAGCGTTGCCGACGGCAAGAGACGGCCGGCCCGGCCCGTACGAGTGGATCACCGCCGGCCTGCACTCCCGCTTCCTGCGGGCCCTGTACCACCCGCTGCTCGTCTTCGTCCTGTACATCGGGTCGTACTACGCGCTCTACCTCACCGGCGCCTTCGGTACGTTGATGAAGTTCCATTGGGCGCACCAACTGATGAACGTGCACTTCCTGCTGGTCGGGTGCCTGTACTTCGGGCTGGTGATCGGGGTCGACCAGACGCCCCGCAAACTGCCGTCGCTGGCGAAACTCGGGTACATCATGGCCGCGATGCCGTTCCACGCGTTCTTCGGCGTGATCCTGATGTCCGGCGGGATCATCGGCGAGGAGTTCTACCAGCATCTCGATCTGCCCTGGGCGCGGGATCTCGCGGGGACGCAGCAGGCCGGTGGCGGGGTCGCGTGGGCCGGTGGTGAGATCCCGTTGCTGATCGTGGTGATCGTGCTCGCACTGCAATGGGCGATCCAGGACAAGAAGGAAGCGCGCCGCCTGGACCGGCACCTCGACTCCGGGCTGGACGATTCCCACGACGCGTACAACGCGATGCTCGCCCGCCTCGCCGAACGCGGCGGCGCCGAACGGACTGGGGCCGAGCGTGCCGGTGCCGAACGTGCCGGTGCCGAGCGTGCCGGTGCCGAGCGGAGCGGTAAGGATCTGACGTGAGTCTGGTTGAGGAAAGTCCCGTCGGCACGCTCGAGCTCGCGGTCGACGGGATGACGTGCGCCGCCTGCGCGAACCGGGTCGAGCGCGCGCTGAACAAGCTCGACGACGTGACCGCGAGCGTCAACTACGCGACCGAGCGCGCCGTCGTCCACGGCAGCGGTCCCGAGCTCGCCGAGCGGGCCGTCGCCGCGGTGGTGAAGGCCGGCTATCAGGCCTCGGTGCGGGACACCGAGGACGAGGGGGAGTGGACCCGGCGGTCGTTCGGCGACCGCGTTTCGGCCCTCCGGCGGCGGCTCGTGGTCGCGATGCTGCTGGCGATCCCCTTGATGGACGCGACGATCATGCTGGCGATGGTGCCGCGACTGCGGTTCCCCGGCTGGGAGTGGGTCTGCGTACTGCTCGCCGTCCCGATCGTCACCTGGGCCGCGTACCCGTTCCATCGAGTGACGGTACGGAACCTCCGGCACGGCAGCGTCAGTATGGACACGCTGGTGTCGCTGGGGATCGCGGTGTCGTTCGGTTGGGCGGTGGTGTCGATCCCGTTCGGCGGTGGGAGTCTGTACCTGGATGTCGCCGCCGGGATGACCGTGTTCCAGCTGGCCGGACGGTACTTCGAGACCCGGTCGCGGCGGCAGGCGGCCGACGTGTTCGATGCCTTGAGCAACCTTGCCGCGCCGACCGCGCGGGTGCTCGTTGACGGTCAGGAACGCGAGGTGCCGACGGCGCAGGTACGCAAGGGCGATGTGGTCGTCGTGCGGGCCGGGGAGACCGTGCCGGTCGATGGGGTCGTGCTCGAAGGGACGGCGTCCGTCGACACGAGCGCGGTCACGGGGGAGCCGGTGCCGCGGACAGCTGAACCCGGGCACGACGTGATCAGTGGCAGCATTACGCTCGACAACCGGTTGTTGCTGACCGCAACCGCAGTCGGGGCGAATACGCAGCTCGCGCAGATGGCTGTGCTCGCTGAGCGGGCGCAGGAACGCAAGGCGCGGATTCAGCACACGGTGGACCGGATCATCACGTGGTTCGTCCCCGCGGTCATTGCGCTCGCGGCTCTGGTCGCGGTCGCGTGGCTGGTGGCCGGCGCGAGCCCGCAGCGTGCGATCGGGGTTGGTGTCGCGGTTCTGGTGATCGCTTGTCCGTGCGCGCTGGGGCTGGCGACGCCGACGGCGCTGATGGTCGGGATCGGTCGAGGTGCGTCGCTGGGGATCCTGATCAAGGGTCAGGACGCGCTGGAGGCGAGCGGCGTCATCGACACCGTGGTCCTGGACAAGACCGGCACGCTGACAACCGGCGAGATGACGGTGACTGGGGTCGACGGGGACGACGACCTGCTGAGGTACGCGGCGTCGGTCGAGCAAGGCTCGGAGCACCCGATCGCCCGCGCGATCGAACGTGGTGCCGCCGGTCTGGACCTGCTCCCGGTCGAAAACTTCGAGACCCTCCCCGGCCTGGGCGCATCCGGTGTCGTGAACGGTCACCACGTCCTCGTCGGCAACGCCGCCCTGCTCGCAAGCCACGACATCACTCCAACCCAGCAGCCCGGGTTGGCTGGGCAGGGTGGGCGCGGTGTTGTGTATGTGGCGGTTGATGGGGTGTTTGCTGGGTCGATCGTGTTGTCCGACGACATTCGGCCGAGTGCCCGTGAAGCGGTTGATGCGTTGCATGGTCAGGGGCTGCGGACGGTTCTGCTCACCGGTGACGACGCACCGGCTGCCCGGGCGGTCGCGGCAGGGCTTGGGATCGAGGATGTTCGGGCGAACGTGCTGCCCGCGGACAAGGCCGGTGTGATCGCCGAGCTGCAGGCCGATGGTCGTCGGGTCGCGATGGTCGGTGACGGCATCAACGACGCGGCCGCGCTTGCCACCGCGGACCTCGGCCTGGCCGTCGTCACCGGTACGGACATCGCGCTCAAGTCCGCGGACATCGTCCTGGTCCGCGACCACCTGGGCGTGATCCCGGACGCGATCGGCCTGGCCCGCAAGACCCGGCAGACCATCCACCGGAACCTGATCTGGGCGTTCGCGTACAACGTGGCCGCGCTCCCGGTCGCCGCGGCCGGGCTGCTGAATCCGCTGATCGCGGCCGGCGCGATGGCGCTCTCCTCGCTGTTCGTCACCCACAACAGCCTCCGGCTCCGCGACTACGGCCGCCGACACGCTGAGTAGGCGCGCGGCTCCCGGCCCGGCTACCTAGCATCGGAAGTGCTGTGCCGTCGAGCCGAGGAGCCCGTCGTGACCGCTGAACCAGTACCTGCCGGGACGACGAGCCGTACGTCGGCCGCGCGCGTACTCGTCGAGCTTGCCCACGAGCTGTTCGACACTCCGGCCACGGGTGCGCCCGTAGCCATCGACTACCGGGAAGAGCCGATCGGCGCGCTCGAAGGCGAGCGGGCCGAGTTCCTCCGGACACGGCTCGCGGACTGCCCGCCCTGGCTGGTGACAGCGGCGACGAACCGGATCACGTGGACCGACAGCGACGGCGTCTCCAACGTCGCTTACAGCGGGTCGCTGGGCCCGGTCGTGCCGATCGTCGCCCGTGAGGCGACGCTGGCGTGGTGGCACAAACTGGACGCCGACCTGGCCGGCCGTACGGTCAACGACGCCAATCGTGACCTGCTCGCAGAGGTCACGACCGACAAGGTCCCACGCGAGATTCTGCGCAGTGGTGTCGAAGCCGCCGCCCGGGTGCTGGTGCAGCACGCGTACCTGGCCGACCGCACGCCGTACGCCGATCCCGCGTCGTTCGCTGCCGTGCTACGCGACAGCGGGATCTTCACAACAGTCGCCGGTACGTGGCACTGGGGTTTGCAGGCGTCCACGTACCGACGCGGTCTGATCCCCGTGCA
The genomic region above belongs to Kribbella solani and contains:
- a CDS encoding cation-translocating P-type ATPase, which produces MSLVEESPVGTLELAVDGMTCAACANRVERALNKLDDVTASVNYATERAVVHGSGPELAERAVAAVVKAGYQASVRDTEDEGEWTRRSFGDRVSALRRRLVVAMLLAIPLMDATIMLAMVPRLRFPGWEWVCVLLAVPIVTWAAYPFHRVTVRNLRHGSVSMDTLVSLGIAVSFGWAVVSIPFGGGSLYLDVAAGMTVFQLAGRYFETRSRRQAADVFDALSNLAAPTARVLVDGQEREVPTAQVRKGDVVVVRAGETVPVDGVVLEGTASVDTSAVTGEPVPRTAEPGHDVISGSITLDNRLLLTATAVGANTQLAQMAVLAERAQERKARIQHTVDRIITWFVPAVIALAALVAVAWLVAGASPQRAIGVGVAVLVIACPCALGLATPTALMVGIGRGASLGILIKGQDALEASGVIDTVVLDKTGTLTTGEMTVTGVDGDDDLLRYAASVEQGSEHPIARAIERGAAGLDLLPVENFETLPGLGASGVVNGHHVLVGNAALLASHDITPTQQPGLAGQGGRGVVYVAVDGVFAGSIVLSDDIRPSAREAVDALHGQGLRTVLLTGDDAPAARAVAAGLGIEDVRANVLPADKAGVIAELQADGRRVAMVGDGINDAAALATADLGLAVVTGTDIALKSADIVLVRDHLGVIPDAIGLARKTRQTIHRNLIWAFAYNVAALPVAAAGLLNPLIAAGAMALSSLFVTHNSLRLRDYGRRHAE
- a CDS encoding cation transporter is translated as MTAEPVPAGTTSRTSAARVLVELAHELFDTPATGAPVAIDYREEPIGALEGERAEFLRTRLADCPPWLVTAATNRITWTDSDGVSNVAYSGSLGPVVPIVAREATLAWWHKLDADLAGRTVNDANRDLLAEVTTDKVPREILRSGVEAAARVLVQHAYLADRTPYADPASFAAVLRDSGIFTTVAGTWHWGLQASTYRRGLIPVQLICFGGRVTYSADSVAALRVMKDARIAAAHTTDNPDPSAEQYAALEAGEHPRCLAHPPQFFNGHRVSLLTALAAAYVDTFTRLLDVVTLTTSTPTETELSMSETSFEVPDMTCHHCVNTITKAVAEFGVEAPTFDLETKRVVATFPTPEIRDQSYSAIRAHGYTVVPSAAG